The following are from one region of the Pseudomonas putida genome:
- a CDS encoding YCF48-related protein gives MSVFKRCSVVVLALAALQGAAHAAPFTDVLDLPAMPSALVASSALRDVTLAGQRLVAVGPRGHILYSDDHGVHWQQAQVPVSADLNAVSFATPELGWAVGHDGVVLHSRDGGVHWQKQLDGRVLAEQLPGTGSDNALLDVWFSDARNGYAVGVFNLLLRTVDGGEHWQPWLDHSDNPQGLHLTSLAAVGDELYITGEQGLLLKQDGERFSRVETPYAGTLFGAVGKPGVLLVYGLRGHAYRSTDSGRQWQPVSTGVNTSLTAAGVDRDGQLWLASQAGDLLLSRDDGASFSPVPQGARGPVTALATDTGNGLVLVGERGVRNQPGNPTLHP, from the coding sequence ATGTCTGTCTTCAAACGATGCAGCGTGGTAGTTCTGGCCTTGGCCGCGCTGCAGGGCGCGGCTCACGCGGCACCCTTCACCGATGTGCTGGACTTGCCCGCGATGCCCAGCGCCCTGGTCGCCAGCAGCGCCTTGCGCGATGTAACCCTGGCCGGGCAGCGCCTGGTCGCGGTTGGCCCACGTGGGCACATCCTGTACTCCGACGACCACGGCGTGCACTGGCAGCAGGCCCAGGTGCCGGTCAGTGCCGACCTGAATGCCGTGAGCTTTGCTACGCCTGAACTGGGCTGGGCAGTTGGCCACGATGGCGTGGTGCTGCACAGCCGCGATGGCGGAGTGCACTGGCAGAAGCAGCTCGATGGCCGGGTGCTGGCTGAACAACTGCCGGGTACGGGCAGCGACAATGCCTTGCTCGACGTGTGGTTCAGCGATGCCCGCAATGGCTATGCGGTCGGCGTGTTCAACCTGCTGTTGCGCACCGTTGACGGCGGCGAGCACTGGCAGCCTTGGCTCGACCACAGCGATAACCCGCAAGGCCTGCACCTGACCAGCCTGGCCGCAGTGGGTGACGAGCTGTACATCACCGGCGAGCAAGGCCTGCTGCTGAAGCAGGACGGCGAACGCTTCAGCCGCGTCGAAACACCTTACGCCGGCACACTGTTCGGTGCTGTCGGCAAGCCCGGTGTGCTGCTGGTCTACGGCCTGCGTGGGCATGCCTACCGCAGCACCGATAGCGGCCGGCAGTGGCAACCGGTCAGCACTGGTGTGAACACCAGCCTCACCGCCGCCGGTGTCGACCGTGACGGCCAGCTGTGGCTGGCCAGTCAGGCTGGCGACCTGCTGCTAAGCCGGGATGACGGCGCCAGCTTCAGCCCGGTGCCGCAAGGCGCCCGTGGCCCGGTGACTGCGCTCGCCACCGATACCGGCAATGGCCTGGTTCTGGTCGGCGAGCGGGGCGTGCGCAACCAGCCTGGCAACCCCACGCTGCACCCATAA